A segment of the Fibrobacter sp. genome:
AGGCGGCTTCCGTCAATGCTGTTCAGAAGGTCAAAAAGTTGGGTGCTGTTCAGGTCCCAGGAGGGGTGAAGCGTTTGCAACCCCTGCGAGAGCAACCAGTCGTAGCTCAGGCTGTTGGCGGCGTTCAGGCTGTAATCACCGGCGAGCGGGATGCCGCTTTCGCGTAATATGGCCAGTGCACCGAGGTTTCGCACCAGCGCAAAGTCGGGGCAAAGTCGCAGGATGTTCTTGAGGTAGTGGCTTTCGCCGGGCTTGTGGATGCGGAGGGTGGCCATGCCTGCCTTGAAACCGAGTTCACGAATTTGTTCTAGGGGCTTGTCGTATTTGACGCCCCAGTCAAAGTCCATGATGATGCTCTCTATATCAAGGCCTTCAAGGGCGGCAATTTGTTCAGGACGGCGGACAAGGACCGAGATGAGGGGTCGTGCGGCGTTTCCACCCTCAACCTTCATGCCAAACTTCACACTGTTGAGAAGTGCCCGTCCCGCAGTGGCGCTCGGATTCAGTTCGTGCCATTCGCAGCGTTTGTTGTCGAGCTGTTCTATGGCCTTCTGGCGGAGTGTCCGCAGGAGTTTTCCCGGAATGAAGGCTCCGCCCTCGATGTCGACTTTGAGTTTCCCGAGGCGGTAGGCAGTTCCACTTAGTGCCGAAAGTTCCTTTTGGGCAAGTTCGCGAAGTCCATTGGCGGCGTCGGCGTCCTTGTTTCGTGATGCCTCCAGAACGGTTTCGCTTTCGGCTATCGCTTTGTTCTGGAATCCATCGCTTACCTCCAGGTGAAGCTTTTTCCCGATGTCACCCGAAAGGACCATGTCGACGGGGATTCTTTTCATGAATTCCCTGTCGGTAAAGGTCTTGCGCAGTTCCCGTTCCAGGGCGGGAGAGTCGTTGCGGTAACATTTCATTCCCGCAGTGACTTTGCGGGTGTCGAAATCCTTGCCGAATGTCAGGGTAAGCGTTTTTCCCTGCACCTTGATACCGTAGAGCCTCGAACCTATGCTGATATCCCTTTGCGGATCTTCAAAGAGTATTCCGTCGCCAGGGCGGGGGAGACCAGCGTTGTTTTCAATGTCAATCTGCCCGCACCCCACCTTCATAACCGTTCCGAGGAACATTCCGTGGTGGTTGCTGAAGGTGCCGTCTACAAGTTCCTGGTGGTTGTCGCCGTCGAGCCAGCCTGTCCTAAGCCCGCGGCTGAAGAGCACTTCCAGGGGCTCGGTGTCTATGTCTTGCAGGGGCTGGCTGTCAAGAGCCTTGCGGTAGGTTCTTGAAACCGCTGCCACGTATTCAGGACTTTTAAGGCGACCTTCAACCTTGAGTGAATCCACGCCGATTTCTTCAAGGTCGTTCAGTTTCGGGAGAGCACACAGGTCGTGAGGGCTGAACAGGTATTTGGCGTCGGTATCCCGATATTCCTTTCCGTCCACGAAAATGCGGTAAGGAAGCCTGCAGCTCTGGGCGCATTGTCCCCGGTTGGCGCTCCGGCCTCCGAAGTTTTCGCTGGTGAGGCACTGGCCTGAGTAACTCACGCACAGAGCCCCGTGGATAAAAACCTCCAGTTCCAAATCTGTGGCGGATTTTATGGAGGCAATTTCTTTTAGGGAAAGTTCCCGTGCCAGGACGGCGCGGTTGAATCCCAATTGTGCCGCCAGGTTCACCGACTCTGCACTGGATAGGGTCATCTGGGTGCTGGCGTGAATTTCTTGGCTTGGAGCGATGGCCCGGATTAGCCTTGCTAGTCCAATGTCCTGGATGATGAAGGCATCGGGTTTTAAAGATATGAGCTTTTCCAAAAAATCGGGGAGTTCTTGGAGTTCTCGTTCAAAGACCAGTACATTCATGGCCAGGAATGTACGCACGCCCCGCTTGCGGGCGTACAGGATCATGTCTTCTACATTTTCAAATGTAAAATCTTCGGTACGGCCTCGGGCGTTCCAGTGGGGCACTCCAAAATACACCGCATCGGCACCGTTGTTGACCGCGGCGATGAGCATTTCTCGTGTCCCTACGGGGAGTAGCAGTTCCGGTTTTTTCACGATAAAAAAATAGTTTTTTTCTTATATTTGCAGGACAGAGGTTATTTATGAAGTTTTTTTATTCCCTGGTTCTCCTTGCCCTGTGTTTTTTTCTGACGAGTTGCAATGGTGTCGGAAGCAAAGATACCGTCGTGGCAAGAATAGGCAATGAAACGCTTTATGCTGAGGATTTGGATTTCTTGACCCTGCAAAATCCTGGTGAGTCAAACTCCGAAAGGTACAAGCTTGCGACAGAAAATCTCATGTTCTCTTTGGCTAAGGTTTCTAAGGCGACTGGCGAATCTAGATCCTATGACTCCGCATGGAAAGTTTATGAACCGATTGTTAGGAATCGCTTGCTTACAATTGTCTATACACGGTATCACTTGATGAACCGATTTGGATATACCGATGAAGATTTGAAAAAGTATTTTGACGAGCATCGCCGTGAATTCGATAGTACGGCGACGTATATGACTGTTCGTGAAGAAGTTGCCGGACGATACTACCTGTCACAGAATCAGGATTCCCTGAAGTCTTATATTCAGCAGACCTTGTCTGAAAAAAAAGACCCCGCCAAAGCAGATTTTTCTAAAGAAGATGATATCAAAGAACTGGAGCGGTCCTTTATCAAGTTACATAAGCAGGCGATGTCGCAAAAGGTAAAAGAAATGATGTCTGATTTGGGAACGGTTGTCGTTGAAAAACCTGTTCCCAAAGATCTCCATAAGTTCTATGAAGATAACAAGGACAAGTTTATGACGGATCCAGGTTATGAAGTTTATCATGTGGCCATGAAGGATTCCGTAGTGCTAGCAAAGACTATGGCAAATGTCAAGGATTTGGAATCTTTCAAGGCTGTGGCAGCGACCATTAGTGAAAAAGAAGAAACTTCGGACAGCATGGGCTATGTAGGCCGAATCAAGAAAAATCATGCGTTGCCCTATGGAATTGGGTTGATGCCTGCCTTATGGCCCGAATTGGAAAAAAAGGTGGCTGGATATATATCCACTGTGATTCGGTCTATGTCTGATTCGCTCTATCACAGTTTCTATGTACAGGCAGTCATTCCGTCGGAACCCAAGTCGTTTGATCGTGTAGAAAAACAATTGGAAAATATGTATGCCGAAGATGTGGCAAGCCTTGATTCGGCAACGGTCTTGATTTCTGATAATGGAAAGATTGTTTATACAAAGGCCGACTTGCTAAAAATCTTCGAAGCAGAACCGGGGATTCCCTACAATAAGGATACCCATTACAATATAGTCAAGATGCTTGCTCAGGCTTATGCCGTTGGAGAAAAAGCTAGACAGGAAAAGATTGATGCTTCTTGGGAGTTCAGGGCGCTTGTGCGGGGAGCCCGTATGGAATTTATAACAGCTCGTTATGATAGAAACCTGCAAATGAAGAAACCCGTGGATTCTCAGATTGTAAGCAATCTCAAGAAGTACGAATATCTCTTGAATAAAGAAACGAAGTATAAAGGCCGTTCTTATGAAGAGGCGGAAATCTTGGTCGAAAATAATTTGAAAGGTATCGCCATGATGAACGAAGATATTATCGTCAATATGGAAATCTGGAATAAAACGAATGTATTTTTCTATGATCAATCCAAGGCGATTTTTGTTCCGGTTACTACAGCAGATGGGCTCATGGCTTTGGGAGATTCTGCTGCCCAAAACCAGAATTTCGATACTGCAATTGCGGCCTACCAGAAAGTGATAGATTTGTTTGCTTATCGGGATACGCTTTTCCGTACGGCGGCCTATAATTTAGCCCAGACTTACTCCGATGCCCAAAAGTATGAGCGCTCGGCGTCGGCCTTTGAAGCATTCTTGCAGGTGTGGCCAGATGCTCCCGAAACGGAAAAGGCCATGTTCAGTTTGGGCTTTGTTTTGAACGAAAACTTGAAGCAGAATGACC
Coding sequences within it:
- a CDS encoding tetratricopeptide repeat protein — its product is MKFFYSLVLLALCFFLTSCNGVGSKDTVVARIGNETLYAEDLDFLTLQNPGESNSERYKLATENLMFSLAKVSKATGESRSYDSAWKVYEPIVRNRLLTIVYTRYHLMNRFGYTDEDLKKYFDEHRREFDSTATYMTVREEVAGRYYLSQNQDSLKSYIQQTLSEKKDPAKADFSKEDDIKELERSFIKLHKQAMSQKVKEMMSDLGTVVVEKPVPKDLHKFYEDNKDKFMTDPGYEVYHVAMKDSVVLAKTMANVKDLESFKAVAATISEKEETSDSMGYVGRIKKNHALPYGIGLMPALWPELEKKVAGYISTVIRSMSDSLYHSFYVQAVIPSEPKSFDRVEKQLENMYAEDVASLDSATVLISDNGKIVYTKADLLKIFEAEPGIPYNKDTHYNIVKMLAQAYAVGEKARQEKIDASWEFRALVRGARMEFITARYDRNLQMKKPVDSQIVSNLKKYEYLLNKETKYKGRSYEEAEILVENNLKGIAMMNEDIIVNMEIWNKTNVFFYDQSKAIFVPVTTADGLMALGDSAAQNQNFDTAIAAYQKVIDLFAYRDTLFRTAAYNLAQTYSDAQKYERSASAFEAFLQVWPDAPETEKAMFSLGFVLNENLKQNDRALEVLEDFQKRFPKSELKESVDWLVENIKSDGKLAEDLMKKIEAEE
- a CDS encoding U32 family peptidase, translated to MKKPELLLPVGTREMLIAAVNNGADAVYFGVPHWNARGRTEDFTFENVEDMILYARKRGVRTFLAMNVLVFERELQELPDFLEKLISLKPDAFIIQDIGLARLIRAIAPSQEIHASTQMTLSSAESVNLAAQLGFNRAVLARELSLKEIASIKSATDLELEVFIHGALCVSYSGQCLTSENFGGRSANRGQCAQSCRLPYRIFVDGKEYRDTDAKYLFSPHDLCALPKLNDLEEIGVDSLKVEGRLKSPEYVAAVSRTYRKALDSQPLQDIDTEPLEVLFSRGLRTGWLDGDNHQELVDGTFSNHHGMFLGTVMKVGCGQIDIENNAGLPRPGDGILFEDPQRDISIGSRLYGIKVQGKTLTLTFGKDFDTRKVTAGMKCYRNDSPALERELRKTFTDREFMKRIPVDMVLSGDIGKKLHLEVSDGFQNKAIAESETVLEASRNKDADAANGLRELAQKELSALSGTAYRLGKLKVDIEGGAFIPGKLLRTLRQKAIEQLDNKRCEWHELNPSATAGRALLNSVKFGMKVEGGNAARPLISVLVRRPEQIAALEGLDIESIIMDFDWGVKYDKPLEQIRELGFKAGMATLRIHKPGESHYLKNILRLCPDFALVRNLGALAILRESGIPLAGDYSLNAANSLSYDWLLSQGLQTLHPSWDLNSTQLFDLLNSIDGSRLELTLHQYMPAFHSEYCAFARALTTGRRFPECGKICTQHKVEILDHKGERHFLQSDAECRNTLFVGKPQSALKLLPDLQKNAVSHFRLEMLQEDAETVRRKVSIYTQAIRGRISIDEATRMAGVEEKYGLSEGQLFNESVWHDRKKA